The following are encoded in a window of Oreochromis aureus strain Israel breed Guangdong linkage group 10, ZZ_aureus, whole genome shotgun sequence genomic DNA:
- the LOC116320592 gene encoding coiled-coil domain-containing protein 1-like: MDRGDGRQDDPIQRVPVDELVFELQQRPDFDEIRPMVRWLELGVLRGLLTEENLRVLGQVIHQVQQDDDEEDRVQDNDEEAENGEEEQADVPVAGIEINPPQEVEGPRVNNRAEIPAGEIEIHPAQQAEDEVLEEMRWFWDDEEDESDNESVPESGPDSDTDNNDTDNNNNDTDENDDDDGGDIVQDAPVPLPPSPVPGGSRRRPREEEDDEEEDGAPRKQLKL, encoded by the exons ATGGACAGAGGAGACGGACGACAAGACGACCCGATTCAAA GGGTACCAGTCGATGAACTGGTTTTTGAACTGCAACAGCGTCCGGATTTCGATGAAATTCGGCCGATGGTCCGCTGGCTTGAACTCGGTGTGTTGCGTGGCCTCTTAACTGAGGAAAACCTCCGTGTTCTGGGCCAAGTTATTCATCAAGTGCAAcaagatgatgatgaggaggacaGAGTTCAGGACAATGATGAAGAGGCTGAAAACGGAGAGGAGGAACAGGCTGATGTTCCAGTAGCGGGGATAGAAATAAATCCACCTCAGGAAGTAGAAGGACCCCGGGTCAATAACAGAGCAGAAATCCCAGCAGGAGAAATTGAAATACACCCGGCCCAGCAAGCAGAAGATGAAGTACTTGAAGAAATGAGGTGGTTCTGGGATGATGAGGAGGATGAGAGTGACAACGAAAGTGTCCCTGAGAGTGGTCCTGACAGTGACACTGACAACAACGACactgataacaacaacaatgacaCTGATGAGaatgacgatgatgatggtggAGACATTGTTCAGGATGCCCCTGTGCCACTGCCCCCCAGCCCAGTGCCGGGAGGTTCAAGGAGGAGACcaagggaggaggaggatgatgaagaagaagatgggGCACCCAGAAAACAACTCAAACTCTGA